TCTTGTTCAAAAAGAACTGGTTGATGGTGGCTTGTTGGGTCGCAAGACCGGGCGTGGTTTTTATGATTATGGCGCTGATGCAGAACAACCTGTGGCCCAGACCGCCTCACAAGGGTTGAAACCGGGTAAAGTCATTATCGAAGGTGATCTTGGTCCAGCCGAACCCCTCGTGCAGCGCATGATGGATTCCGGCCTTGATGTGGAACGCATCGAGATGGAAGACAGTATGGCAGACCGTATCACCATCGGTCATACCCACCTCATGCTGACACCGGGTGTGCTGGCAACCGAACTGGAAGCCTCCCTGCCCTTGGGTGAAGATAACGAAGCCCTTGTTCTGTTTGATCTTTCCATTGATTTCGCCACAACTGAACGTATCGCCATTGCCCCCTCAGAAACAGCCGATGACGAACATGTGAGCGAGGCTTGCGGCTTCTTCCAAGCACTGGGTATTGAGGTTTCTGTCATGCAGGATGTCCCCGGCCTGATCAATGCGCGCACCATCGCGATGATCATCAACGAAGCAGCTGATACGGTTTATAAGCAGGTCTGTTCTGTTCAAGACGTGGACCTCGCCATGCAAAAAGGTGTGAATTACCCGAAAGGACCACTGGCCTGGGCCGATGAGATTGGACCAGATTATATCGCCAGTGTGATTGAAAATCTGGGTCGCACGTACGGCGAAGATCGTTATCGCACCAGCCTGTTGCTGCGCCGAAAAGTCAATGCGGGGAAATATTTCCATGACTGATCTGGCCCAACAAACCAAGGACGCCATGTTCGCCACAGACGAAATGGCCCAAGCCATGGGGATTGAGATTATCGAAGTCGCACCGGGCTATGCCAAAGGCACCATGACGGTGCGCAAAAATATGCTCAATGGCTTTCATATGACTCATGGCGGGGCGACTTTTGCCTTGGCCGACACCATCTTTGCCTATGCATGTAACACCTACAACAAAGTTACGGTGGCATCAGGATGTGACATTACCTACTCGGGTCCCTCTTATGAAGGTGATGTCCTGACAGCCGAAGCGAAAGAAACCATCTTGATGGGTCGTTCCGGCATTTATGATGTCACCGTTACCAAACAGGACGGAACAGTCGTTGCCCTGTTCCGTGGACGTTCAAGAACTATTTCCGGGGAAATAATTAAAAATGACTGAGGCTTATATCATTGATGCCATTCGCACACCCATTGGCCGTTATGGCGGGGCACTATCCAAAGTTCGCGCCGATGACCTGGGTGCCGTGCCGATGAAAGCACTGATGGAACGCAACCCGAATGTGGATTGGTCCAAAATTGACGATGTGATCTATGGCTGTGCCAATCAGGCAGGTGAAGATAACCGTAATGTGGCGCGTATGTCCTCCCTTCTGGCAGGGCTACCAACCGATGTGCCGGGAACAACGGTCAACCGCCTGTGTGGTTCCGGTATGGATGCGGTTGGACTGGCCGCACGTTCCATCAAAGCAGGGGATTGCGATTTGATCATTGCTGGCGGCGTGGAAAGCATGTCGCGTGCCCCCTTTGTGATGCCAAAAGCTGAAAGCGCCTTTTCACGGGCCAATGCGGTTTATGACACCACAATTGGCTGGCGTTTTGTCAACAAGATGATGGACAAGCAATATGGTACAGATTCCATGCCCGAAACGGCGGAAAATGTGGCCGAAGATTTCAACGTGTCACGCGAAGACCAGGATGCCTTCGCCCTTCATTCCCAGCAAAAAACACAGGCTGCGCAAGACGCTGGCCGTCTGGCTGAAGAAATTTGCCCAGTCACAATTCCTCAGCGCAAAGGCGGTCCCAAGATTGTGGACACCGACGAACACCCACGTGGGGACACCACTATGGAAACACTGGCGGGCCTGCGCGCCCCGTTTCGTGAAGGCGGTTCCGTCACCGCAGGCAATGCATCCGGGGTCAATGACGGGGCTTGTGCCTTGTTAATGGCGTCCAAGGAAACAGCCGAACAAACGGGCATGAAGCCACGTGCACGTGTCATTGCCATGGCAACCGCAGGGGTTGAGCCCCGCATCATGGGCATTGGGCCAGCTCCGGCCTCTAAAAAGGTGTTGGCAATAGCAGGTCTGTCTATCGAAGACATGGATGTGATTGAACTTAATGAAGCCTTTGCCTCACAAGGATTGGCCGTGCTGCGTGAGCTGGGTGTGGCTGATGATGACGCCCGTGTGAACCCCAATGGCGGGGCGATCTCGCTGGGCCATCCGCTGGGCATGAGCGGGGCGCGGTTAATCACAACTGCCCTTTATGAATTAGAAAGAAGACAAGGCCGTTACGCACTATGTACAATGTGTATTGGTGTTGGACAAGGTATCGCAACTATTATTGAACGTGTATAAAACACGACAAAACAGGGAACGTTTGGGAGATTTTTAAAGATGCAAAAAACTGATGTGCCGTTGATTGGCGAATTGGACCCGATTGAAAAGGCAAGCGTGGATGAACTGCGTAGCTTGCAATTCAAGCGTATGAAATGGTCCTTGGAACATGCTTACCAGAATGTGGCCTATTACCGGGCAAAATGTGAAGATGCGCAAGTTCACCCCGATGATTTAAAACATCTGGATGACTTGGCAAAATTCCCCTTCACCACCAAGGAAGACCTGCGCAAAGCCTATCCCTTTGATAGCTTCGCCGTCCCCATGGAAGAAGTGGTTCGTGTCCATGCCTCATCAGGGACCACAGGCAAACCAACTGTGGTAGGCTATACCCGTCAGGACTTGAAAGTCTGGGCCGGTGTGGTTGCACGCTCGTTGCGTGCAGCTGGGGTATCGCATCATGATCGTGTGCATGTAGCTTATGGCTATGGCCTGTTTACAGGGGGCCTTGGTGCCCATTATGGTGCAGAAGAACTGGGCTGTACCGTCATCCCCATGTCAGGGGGCCAAACCGAAAAGCAGGTTCAGCTCATCCGTGATTTTGACCCGGATGTCATCATGGTGACACCGTCTTATATGCTGGTCATCGCTGATGAGATGGAACGTCAAGGTCTTGACCCACGCGAGATCAAGCTACGTGCGGGTATTTTTGGGGCAGAACCCTGGACGAATAAGATGCGCGATGAAATGGAAAGCCGCTTGGGTATTGATTGTCTCGATATCTATGGCCTGTCCGAAGTCATCGGGCCGGGTGTCGCACAGGAATGTCTGGAAACCAAAGACGGCCCAACCATCTGGGAAGATCATTTCTACCCGGAAATTGTTGATGATCAATTCAACCCGGTCGCTGATGGGGAAATGGGCGAGATGGTCTTTACCTCGCTGACCAAAGAAGCCATGCCGGTCATTCGTTATCGCACCAAAGATTTGACCCGTTTGTTACCGGGTACCGCACGCACTATGCGTCGCTTTGACAAGATCACTGGGCGATCTGATGATATGATGATCATTCGCGGTGTAAATGTCTTCCCCACACAGATTGAGGAACAAATCCTGCGCGATAATCGCCTGAGCCCGCATTACCACCTGATCCTGACCCGTGATGGTCACTTGGATAAGCTGGCCGTTCAGGTCGAACGTAATGAAGCGGGCACCACCCACGATGAGGATATCAAGAAAGCCCTGTCCCATCACATTAAGTCCTATATCGGCATTTCCACCAAGATTGAAGTGCTGGAACCCGGTGCCATCCCGCGCTCTCAAGGCAAGGCGGTCCGGGTCACTGATAATCGACCCAAAGAATAAACAAACCAAAAGCCCCGGCGGAAATTTCCAGCCGGGGCTTTTTTTATTATTTTGTCGACCTCACGGATGCGGGGACCTTTTGAACAAAGAGATTCCCGATCAAGTTGGGAATGACAGACTTTTATAGTCACAAGTCTGCTTTTTTCTTCAAAATCAGTTCATTCGTTTTAGAGGCGGCTGTTTCCATCAGGATCAAAGAGCCAAAACTGCCTGCAATCGCAATTGGCAGGCCAATTGGACCTGCGGCCACCGCTGCCTTTGTCACCCCTGCCAAAGCCAGTTTAATGGAAGCTAATTCTAATAAAGCCATCTACTACCCTCTTTTTATTGTTTTATCAATCCAACCCACCTTGCCCAACTTGTAATTGTGACAGGGGGGGGTATCTCGCAGGTTTCAGTGTCCTGCTTTTACCCCAAAGAGTCAATTATCCAGACGGGTAAAAAAAGGGCCGGGACTTTTAACAAGCCCCGACCACCAGTATTAGGCCGCCTTTGGAAGGCATCTGCTCTCGACAGCCTAGGAGAACCTCTTTTTACGACCGACGCCCACCCAAACCAATGGGTGCCGGGGCGAGGAAGGTAATATCAGACAATAGCTTTCTAAACTTGTTTTTGGGAACATCACCAAAAAGCGGATCTTCGTTATTGGTGAAAGCCTCTTCAATCGGTGCCCAGTCTTCTGCATCCAGAACCCGTTCAGCCAGAGGGATCACCACATTATCTTCCAGTTTCATATGTTCGCGGTGTGCTGTTAGATAATCCTTGAGCACATCCACAACCTTTTCAACCTCACCGGGATGTTTATCCTTCATCGCCTGAATATGAATTTCCAAACGCTTGCGATGTTCCACACCCTTTTTATGTTGCTCCTGAAGCTCCATGATCACATCATTGGCTTCAGATGTTTTTTTCAACAAGGCCGGGAAAAGATATTCATCTTCTTTCGGGTGGTGCATGGTATCGACGAATTCTTCGATATAGGTCATGATCTTTTCAATCAGCTCATAATCTACATCCGTTGATTTCAATCGACCGGATTCAAGATCCAGCACCAGTTGGTTCAGAACATGTAAAACCGTATTCAGGCTTAAATGTTCCCGCTTCATAATGTTGATGGCTTTGGTCATAAGTGACCTCCAATCTTCTTATTCGACTTCTTCAAGCGCTTTCCACATGGCAACATCGCGCTCATCCGTCCAGATGCGCGGATGGTCCAACCCGCCAGCCTCGTCATAGGCACGTGTCACGTCAAATGGCAGACAGTGGTCAAAAATCACCCAATCACCAAATTTCGGTTTCAACGCTGCATAGGTATCTTTGTAAATCTGCCCCAGTTCCTTGCCTTCTTCACGACCCTTTTTCACAGAACCATACATGGATTCAAGAAAGTCCTGGGTTTCCGCAATTGCCTGTTCACACAGCTCAGGCGTCATCAAGGCAGCACCACGACCCGGTACCAGCTTTTCAGGTTTCAGGCTGCGCAGGTAATCCAGTGTTTTCGGCCAATCTTCCAGATGGGCATCCCCTGTATAGGGCGTTGCACCAAATTCAACCAAGTCACCGGAGAACAACACACCATCATCTGGCAACCAGGCAATTGTATCACCCGCTGTATGACCACGACCGGCATGGATGATTTCCACACGGCGCTTGCCCATAAAGATGGTCATTTTGCCTTCAAACACCATCGTCGGCCAAGTTAGGCCCGGTACAGATTCAACATCATTAAACAGACGCGGGAAACGCCCGACTTCTGATTTAAAATCATGTTCGCCACGTTCCACGATCAAATCATAGGTCGGTTTGGACGCAATAATCTGTTCAGCATTATAGGCAGATGCCCCCATCACACGTACCGCATGATAGTGTGACATCAGTACATATTTAATCGGCAGGTCAGTCACTTCGCGAATACGGCGGATAACGTCTTGTGCCATGGTTGGCGTAGCTTGTGTATCAATCACCATAACGCCATCATCACCAATGATGATACCTGTGTTGGGGTCGCCTTCTGCCGTATAGGCATAAAGGCCCTCGCCCAGCTTTTCAAAAGATACTTTTTTTTCGTCCAGATCAGCTGCGGAAGCGAAATTTTTACTCATAACTAGATGGTCCCTTAACTAGTTTTTAAATGCCCAGATAGGCGGATTTTACAGTTTCATCATCAAGCAGGTTATCCCCCGTGCCTGTGATGGTAATTTTCCCTGTTTCCATAACATAGCCACGATCTGCAACACGCAAGGCAGCTGTGGCGTTTTGTTCCACCAAAAAGATGGTGACACCTTGTTCTTTTAATTCTTCAACAATGGAGAAAATCTCCATCACCAGAACAGGAGACAACCCCATGGAAGGTTCATCCAGCAACAACAGGCGCGGGCGCGACATCAAGGCACGCGCCATCGCCAACATCTGTTGTTGCCCACCTGATAATGTGCCTGCTGGCAGATCGCGTTTTTCTTTCAAAATGGGGAAGCGGTCATACATTTTTTCAAGATCAGTCTCGATCTGATCTTTGTCTTTTTTGGTGAACGCGCCCAGGCGAATATTATCTTCAACGGAAAGCGCGGTGAAAACCTGACGGCCTTCCGGCACCTGTGCGATATCCAGCGGCACACGTTTTTCTGCGGCCAAATCAGTAATATCCTGGCCTTCAAACGTCACTGTGCCACTGCTCGCGGCTTGAAGACCGGAGATGGTGCGAAGCAGGGTTGTTTTCCCCGCACCGTTCCCGCCCACAAGGGCAACCAGTTCGCCTTCATTAACCTCAAGGTCCACACCATGAAGGGCTTGAATACGGCCATAGTGGCTGGTGAGATTTTCAATTTTCAGCATGTCCTTAGCCCCCCAAATATGCCGCAATTACATCCGGGTTGTTGCGCACTTCCTGCGCCGTCCCTTCGGTTAATTTACGTCCGTAATCAAGAACAAGGATATGATCGGAAATTTCCATCACCATCTTCATGTCATGTTCAACCAGCACCACGGTAATGCCACGTTCCGCCACTTTTTTGATGACTTCATCAATCTCGCGACTTTCCGCCGGGTTCAAACCCGCAGCCGGTTCATCCAGCAAAAGGATTTTCGGTTTGGAGGCCAAAGCGCGAGCAATTTCCAAACGCTTGAGTGCACCATAGGGCATACTTTCCGTATCCACATCGGCATATTCTTTCAAGCCGACAAAATCCAACAGCTCAAGACAGGTTTCACGGCAATGCATGTCCCCATTCTTAATCTGCGGCATACCAAAGAAAGAGGCAAAGAACCCTCGATTAAGGTGTAGGTGCGCCCCAACCATGACATTTTCAATCGCTGTCATGTTGAAAAAGATTTGCAGGTTCTGGAACGTACGGCTCATACCACGTGCGGCGAGCTCATACGGTTTATAGCCTGTCACCCCTTCATCATCATAAAGCACACTGCCACTTGTTGGCGTATAAACCCCGGTGATCAGGTTAAACAATGTCGTTTTCCCTGCCCCGTTTGGGCCGATGATCGAATGAATGGTACCTGGCTCGATTGAAAAAGACAGATCATCAATGGCCCGCAGACCACCAAATTGAATGGTCAGATTATTGACTTTGAGAAGGCTCATGACTTGTCTCCCTTCTTGAAGACACCTGCAAGGCTGGGTACCAGACCTTTGGGCAGGAAAATCATGGTCAGCATCAAGATCAGACCAAAGACAAGATGTTCATAATCATGCAGGAACGTCAGGAACTGTGGCAACAAAGTCAGGATTGCTGCACCAATGACGGCCCCAAATGTGGACGCCATGCCACCAAACACCACCATTACCACCAGTTCGATGGAATGGAAGAAGCCTGCAATATCCGGTGTCACGAAGTTGGAATAATAAACCCCAAGGCTACCGACAATGCTGGCAAAAACAGCAGAGAC
This sequence is a window from Terasakiella sp. SH-1. Protein-coding genes within it:
- the paaI gene encoding hydroxyphenylacetyl-CoA thioesterase PaaI, with the protein product MTDLAQQTKDAMFATDEMAQAMGIEIIEVAPGYAKGTMTVRKNMLNGFHMTHGGATFALADTIFAYACNTYNKVTVASGCDITYSGPSYEGDVLTAEAKETILMGRSGIYDVTVTKQDGTVVALFRGRSRTISGEIIKND
- the pcaF gene encoding 3-oxoadipyl-CoA thiolase — its product is MTEAYIIDAIRTPIGRYGGALSKVRADDLGAVPMKALMERNPNVDWSKIDDVIYGCANQAGEDNRNVARMSSLLAGLPTDVPGTTVNRLCGSGMDAVGLAARSIKAGDCDLIIAGGVESMSRAPFVMPKAESAFSRANAVYDTTIGWRFVNKMMDKQYGTDSMPETAENVAEDFNVSREDQDAFALHSQQKTQAAQDAGRLAEEICPVTIPQRKGGPKIVDTDEHPRGDTTMETLAGLRAPFREGGSVTAGNASGVNDGACALLMASKETAEQTGMKPRARVIAMATAGVEPRIMGIGPAPASKKVLAIAGLSIEDMDVIELNEAFASQGLAVLRELGVADDDARVNPNGGAISLGHPLGMSGARLITTALYELERRQGRYALCTMCIGVGQGIATIIERV
- the paaK gene encoding phenylacetate--CoA ligase PaaK, giving the protein MQKTDVPLIGELDPIEKASVDELRSLQFKRMKWSLEHAYQNVAYYRAKCEDAQVHPDDLKHLDDLAKFPFTTKEDLRKAYPFDSFAVPMEEVVRVHASSGTTGKPTVVGYTRQDLKVWAGVVARSLRAAGVSHHDRVHVAYGYGLFTGGLGAHYGAEELGCTVIPMSGGQTEKQVQLIRDFDPDVIMVTPSYMLVIADEMERQGLDPREIKLRAGIFGAEPWTNKMRDEMESRLGIDCLDIYGLSEVIGPGVAQECLETKDGPTIWEDHFYPEIVDDQFNPVADGEMGEMVFTSLTKEAMPVIRYRTKDLTRLLPGTARTMRRFDKITGRSDDMMIIRGVNVFPTQIEEQILRDNRLSPHYHLILTRDGHLDKLAVQVERNEAGTTHDEDIKKALSHHIKSYIGISTKIEVLEPGAIPRSQGKAVRVTDNRPKE
- a CDS encoding hemerythrin domain-containing protein, which encodes MTKAINIMKREHLSLNTVLHVLNQLVLDLESGRLKSTDVDYELIEKIMTYIEEFVDTMHHPKEDEYLFPALLKKTSEANDVIMELQEQHKKGVEHRKRLEIHIQAMKDKHPGEVEKVVDVLKDYLTAHREHMKLEDNVVIPLAERVLDAEDWAPIEEAFTNNEDPLFGDVPKNKFRKLLSDITFLAPAPIGLGGRRS
- a CDS encoding MBL fold metallo-hydrolase, which codes for MSKNFASAADLDEKKVSFEKLGEGLYAYTAEGDPNTGIIIGDDGVMVIDTQATPTMAQDVIRRIREVTDLPIKYVLMSHYHAVRVMGASAYNAEQIIASKPTYDLIVERGEHDFKSEVGRFPRLFNDVESVPGLTWPTMVFEGKMTIFMGKRRVEIIHAGRGHTAGDTIAWLPDDGVLFSGDLVEFGATPYTGDAHLEDWPKTLDYLRSLKPEKLVPGRGAALMTPELCEQAIAETQDFLESMYGSVKKGREEGKELGQIYKDTYAALKPKFGDWVIFDHCLPFDVTRAYDEAGGLDHPRIWTDERDVAMWKALEEVE
- a CDS encoding ABC transporter ATP-binding protein, producing MLKIENLTSHYGRIQALHGVDLEVNEGELVALVGGNGAGKTTLLRTISGLQAASSGTVTFEGQDITDLAAEKRVPLDIAQVPEGRQVFTALSVEDNIRLGAFTKKDKDQIETDLEKMYDRFPILKEKRDLPAGTLSGGQQQMLAMARALMSRPRLLLLDEPSMGLSPVLVMEIFSIVEELKEQGVTIFLVEQNATAALRVADRGYVMETGKITITGTGDNLLDDETVKSAYLGI
- a CDS encoding ABC transporter ATP-binding protein; its protein translation is MSLLKVNNLTIQFGGLRAIDDLSFSIEPGTIHSIIGPNGAGKTTLFNLITGVYTPTSGSVLYDDEGVTGYKPYELAARGMSRTFQNLQIFFNMTAIENVMVGAHLHLNRGFFASFFGMPQIKNGDMHCRETCLELLDFVGLKEYADVDTESMPYGALKRLEIARALASKPKILLLDEPAAGLNPAESREIDEVIKKVAERGITVVLVEHDMKMVMEISDHILVLDYGRKLTEGTAQEVRNNPDVIAAYLGG